A genome region from Nitrosopumilus oxyclinae includes the following:
- a CDS encoding adenylosuccinate synthetase gives MTSTVVVGGFFGDEGKGKIISYLAIKDNPKIIVRGGAGPNAGHTIRDGDKVYKVRMLPSGFLNKNAKVMIGPGVVINPDVLNKEIQDFDVAGRSFIDKHCGIIEETHLSRDSKGELKEKIGSTGSGTGPANADRAMRILKLAKDFDSLSSLIVDVPLEVNSALDANENVLVEGTQGTFLSLWHGTYPFVTSKDVTASGICADIGLGPTKVDEVLVVFKSYVTRVGTGPLDKELSLEDAEKKGWSEFGTVTGRQRRAADFDFDLARRAIMLNGATQIAITKLDVLFTDCAGETSFDNLSVDAKAFITNIEKELNTPVTIIGTGPDVNDIIDRRN, from the coding sequence ATGACATCAACTGTAGTTGTTGGCGGATTTTTTGGAGATGAGGGAAAAGGAAAGATCATCTCATATTTGGCAATTAAAGATAATCCAAAAATAATTGTACGTGGTGGCGCTGGTCCAAATGCCGGTCATACAATTAGAGATGGAGATAAAGTGTATAAAGTTAGAATGCTTCCAAGTGGATTTCTCAATAAAAATGCCAAAGTAATGATTGGACCTGGTGTTGTAATTAATCCTGATGTTCTTAACAAAGAAATTCAAGATTTTGATGTAGCCGGACGTTCTTTTATTGATAAACACTGTGGAATTATTGAAGAAACTCATTTGAGTAGAGATTCAAAAGGGGAATTAAAAGAAAAAATTGGAAGTACGGGTTCTGGTACTGGACCTGCAAATGCTGACCGAGCTATGAGAATTTTAAAACTTGCAAAAGATTTTGATTCGTTATCTTCACTAATTGTAGATGTACCTTTAGAGGTAAATTCTGCACTTGATGCAAATGAGAATGTCTTAGTAGAGGGTACGCAAGGAACATTCCTTTCTCTCTGGCACGGAACATATCCGTTTGTAACATCAAAAGATGTTACTGCTTCTGGAATTTGTGCTGATATTGGCCTTGGACCGACCAAAGTAGATGAAGTATTAGTTGTTTTCAAATCATATGTTACGCGTGTTGGTACTGGACCGCTTGACAAAGAACTTTCACTTGAAGATGCAGAAAAAAAAGGCTGGTCTGAATTTGGTACTGTCACTGGTCGTCAAAGACGTGCTGCAGATTTTGATTTTGATTTAGCTAGGCGTGCAATCATGCTTAATGGTGCAACACAAATTGCTATAACAAAATTAGATGTACTCTTTACTGACTGTGCAGGTGAAACTTCTTTTGATAACTTATCTGTAGATGCAAAAGCATTCATTACAAATATTGAAAAAGAATTAAACACGCCTGTTACGATTATTGGAACTGGTCCTGATGTCAATGATATTATTGATAGAAGAAACTAG
- a CDS encoding Fe(2+)-trafficking protein, with translation MSRTCTKCKNSIPDSEELGVVAAKYPTCNKCWAEWKEYQIMVMNEMKLDMSMLDHRKLLKKHEKIFVGVLSPEGEVVDYTNEDNRKPEERPGA, from the coding sequence ATGAGTAGAACTTGTACCAAATGTAAGAATTCTATTCCGGATAGTGAAGAGCTTGGAGTTGTTGCAGCAAAATACCCTACATGCAACAAATGCTGGGCTGAATGGAAAGAATATCAAATCATGGTTATGAATGAGATGAAACTTGACATGTCTATGCTGGATCATAGAAAATTATTGAAAAAACACGAGAAGATCTTTGTAGGTGTTTTGTCTCCAGAAGGAGAAGTGGTTGATTACACCAATGAAGATAACCGAAAACCTGAAGAACGACCAGGCGCCTAA
- a CDS encoding winged helix-turn-helix domain-containing protein has translation MAEYRTHMKIIGDILATTRDDLQDEDGASVTYLIRKANISHSRISTILKTLVSQGLLEKVDNQGSNKYKISEPGREFLQAYYKFTNFADNFGLSI, from the coding sequence ATGGCTGAATATAGAACACATATGAAAATTATTGGAGATATTTTAGCAACAACAAGAGATGACTTACAAGATGAAGATGGAGCATCAGTTACATATCTAATTAGAAAAGCTAACATTTCACATTCTAGAATTTCAACCATATTGAAAACTCTAGTATCTCAAGGACTTTTAGAAAAAGTTGATAATCAAGGTTCAAATAAATATAAAATTAGTGAACCAGGTAGAGAATTCTTGCAAGCATATTACAAATTTACAAACTTTGCAGATAATTTTGGATTAAGCATCTAA
- a CDS encoding L-threonylcarbamoyladenylate synthase, which produces MKVNCNKEGIEKASEIISKGGIVIFPTDTVYGIGCDPYNKESVERIYKIKSRDISKSVPVLTYSIETAEKIVEFDQLTKKIVEKFWPGPLTVILKVTDKKIKESLNLKNKIAIRVPDHKCTLELLKKCNFLVGTSANISGDLPYTNPEKCLENLENYDIFVDGGIITSKGESTIIEIENKQIKIIREGSLTKDEILQS; this is translated from the coding sequence TTGAAAGTAAATTGTAACAAAGAAGGCATAGAGAAAGCTTCAGAAATAATCAGTAAAGGTGGAATTGTGATTTTCCCAACAGACACAGTTTATGGGATAGGTTGTGATCCATACAACAAAGAATCAGTAGAGAGAATCTATAAAATTAAATCCAGAGATATCAGCAAATCAGTTCCAGTTTTAACATATTCAATAGAAACTGCTGAAAAAATAGTTGAATTTGATCAATTAACTAAAAAAATTGTTGAAAAATTTTGGCCTGGCCCACTAACAGTGATTTTAAAAGTTACAGATAAAAAAATCAAAGAATCATTGAACTTGAAAAATAAAATTGCAATTAGAGTTCCTGATCATAAATGTACATTAGAATTATTAAAAAAATGTAATTTTCTTGTAGGAACTAGTGCAAATATTTCTGGAGATTTGCCATATACAAATCCAGAAAAATGTTTGGAAAATTTAGAAAACTATGATATTTTTGTTGATGGTGGAATTATTACAAGTAAAGGAGAATCAACAATTATAGAAATAGAAAATAAGCAGATCAAAATAATCCGGGAAGGTTCTTTAACTAAAGATGAAATTTTACAATCATGA
- a CDS encoding THUMP domain-containing protein, with protein sequence MNLIITCPRHLEPETEEELIDILGELGDSDVKITITNMSGILTAETKLDPIEVVRKIKEMLLDEPWSVRYCKRIIPIQKVIESKIEEIEKSVAELSNQILDEETYRISIEKRNSDLSSKEIITKIANNIKNKVSLEFPDKVLLIEILGNKTGVSILKKSDILSTEKTKRSMSE encoded by the coding sequence ATGAATCTAATAATTACTTGTCCTAGGCACCTTGAACCAGAAACGGAAGAAGAATTAATCGATATTTTAGGAGAATTAGGGGATTCTGATGTCAAGATTACAATTACCAACATGTCAGGAATATTGACTGCCGAAACAAAACTTGATCCCATAGAAGTTGTAAGGAAAATTAAAGAAATGCTTCTAGATGAACCATGGAGTGTAAGGTATTGTAAAAGAATCATTCCAATACAGAAAGTTATTGAATCAAAAATTGAAGAAATTGAAAAAAGTGTTGCAGAATTATCAAATCAAATTTTAGATGAGGAAACATATAGAATATCAATTGAAAAAAGAAATTCAGATTTATCAAGTAAAGAGATTATCACAAAAATTGCTAACAATATAAAAAACAAAGTCTCTCTAGAATTCCCAGATAAAGTTCTATTAATTGAAATTTTAGGCAATAAAACAGGAGTGTCTATCCTAAAAAAATCAGATATTCTAAGTACAGAGAAAACTAAGCGAAGTATGTCAGAGTAA
- the cgi121 gene encoding KEOPS complex subunit Cgi121, protein MFTVKFVGGAKKSFPIEQLKIEQSNLSIQELINLLLKLKPADTPELDTDNVLIAINGADSSAMDGKSTIIKENDLVSIIPVIHGGASKKINFEFSKKIIYAIEIKGQKTIDMKFIDNIRKKYPKIIIQAVSSNYILNNYHLKKIVSLSIESEKNNILLSNKLETDILMRFALTTQISDAIKNVGIKPNTNFTIIAIGNKKTLNSLHLELKSISIPMFSKNNESFLKKRFKITTKHTDSIISKNPLADILVEKAAVLL, encoded by the coding sequence ATGTTTACTGTAAAATTTGTAGGTGGTGCAAAAAAATCTTTTCCAATAGAACAATTGAAAATTGAACAATCTAATCTGAGCATTCAGGAATTGATCAATTTATTATTAAAACTAAAACCTGCAGACACACCTGAACTTGACACTGATAATGTATTGATTGCAATTAATGGTGCTGATTCTTCTGCAATGGATGGAAAATCTACAATAATAAAAGAAAATGATCTTGTAAGTATTATCCCTGTAATTCATGGAGGAGCATCAAAAAAAATAAATTTTGAATTTTCTAAAAAAATAATCTATGCTATCGAAATTAAAGGTCAAAAAACAATTGATATGAAATTCATCGATAACATAAGAAAAAAATATCCTAAAATTATAATTCAGGCCGTATCTAGTAATTATATTCTAAACAACTATCATTTAAAAAAAATTGTTTCTTTGTCTATTGAATCTGAAAAAAATAATATTTTACTTTCAAACAAACTTGAAACTGATATTTTAATGAGATTTGCTTTAACTACACAAATTTCTGATGCAATTAAAAATGTTGGAATAAAACCTAATACAAATTTTACAATTATTGCAATTGGAAATAAAAAAACTCTAAATTCACTACATCTTGAATTAAAGTCAATATCAATTCCAATGTTTTCAAAAAATAATGAATCTTTTCTAAAAAAACGATTTAAAATAACAACAAAACATACTGATTCAATTATTTCAAAAAATCCTTTGGCAGATATTTTAGTTGAAAAAGCTGCTGTATTACTCTGA
- a CDS encoding TatD family hydrolase: protein MTWYFDSHIHLSDPEYVSDMEFILKQMEFLKIKACCVSMDYNNSIQTLELAKKSNLILPFIGIHPECANEELENISKLIEDNHDHISGIGEIGLDPTYVTKNEDAIKQNNVFETLLSFAEKFNKPVSIHSRKSLDDVFEIMTSYDTKHALLHWFDGSKKQLQKAMDMGFFVSFGPVMIYANDKQTLLSKTDESQILVETDGPVRFSRCFDMKSGQISFIPSVIFCASKILGKSFDDMATLLESNSNSFLGI, encoded by the coding sequence ATGACTTGGTATTTTGATTCTCACATACATTTGTCTGATCCAGAATATGTTTCTGATATGGAATTTATCTTAAAACAAATGGAATTTTTAAAAATTAAAGCATGTTGTGTGTCTATGGATTACAATAATTCAATACAGACATTAGAACTTGCTAAAAAAAGCAATCTAATTTTACCATTCATAGGAATTCATCCTGAATGTGCAAATGAAGAACTAGAAAATATTTCCAAATTAATTGAAGATAATCATGATCATATTTCTGGGATAGGTGAAATTGGATTAGATCCAACTTATGTTACCAAAAATGAAGATGCAATAAAACAAAATAATGTATTTGAAACATTATTATCATTTGCTGAAAAATTCAACAAACCTGTATCCATCCATTCAAGAAAAAGTCTTGATGATGTTTTTGAAATTATGACTTCGTATGATACAAAACATGCATTATTGCATTGGTTTGATGGAAGTAAAAAACAACTTCAAAAAGCCATGGACATGGGATTTTTTGTATCTTTTGGACCAGTAATGATTTATGCAAATGATAAGCAAACTTTATTGTCAAAAACTGATGAATCTCAAATCCTTGTTGAAACCGATGGGCCTGTGAGATTTTCTAGATGTTTTGATATGAAATCCGGACAAATCAGCTTTATACCTAGTGTGATTTTTTGTGCTTCAAAAATTTTAGGTAAATCTTTTGATGATATGGCAACCTTGTTAGAATCAAATTCAAACTCATTTCTTGGAATATAG
- a CDS encoding histone family protein yields the protein MKSSELGLSAMYRILKKAGAERVSDESAEELRRTIEEIADGIAKSAVDMASHASRKTVKGEDVKLASKPFNKF from the coding sequence ATGAAATCATCAGAATTAGGGTTATCTGCAATGTATAGAATTCTAAAAAAAGCAGGTGCAGAGAGGGTTAGTGATGAGTCTGCAGAAGAATTAAGAAGGACAATTGAAGAAATTGCAGATGGTATTGCTAAAAGTGCAGTAGATATGGCTTCCCATGCTAGTAGAAAAACGGTAAAAGGGGAAGATGTGAAGTTGGCTTCTAAACCATTTAACAAATTCTAA
- a CDS encoding cupredoxin domain-containing protein translates to MLKKIILTGIVIVFVIIIIGLVTFDSSMEKIPQEPEVVVTGDVIMSTKSSRPGCEEFDRCYIPSIITIDSGNQVTWLNEDSAFHSVTSGFYGEPSDLFDSGHLDPYESFTFDFNEEGTYDYFCTLHPWMQGQVVVG, encoded by the coding sequence TTGCTAAAAAAAATAATCTTAACTGGAATTGTAATTGTTTTTGTAATTATCATAATTGGTTTAGTTACTTTTGATTCTTCTATGGAGAAAATCCCTCAAGAACCTGAAGTAGTTGTTACAGGGGATGTTATAATGTCAACAAAATCTTCTCGTCCTGGATGTGAGGAGTTTGACAGATGTTACATTCCATCTATAATTACCATTGATTCTGGAAATCAAGTTACTTGGTTAAATGAAGATTCTGCATTTCATAGTGTTACTTCGGGATTTTATGGTGAGCCTTCTGATCTATTTGATAGTGGGCATTTAGATCCATACGAATCATTTACTTTTGATTTTAATGAAGAAGGCACTTATGATTATTTTTGTACTCTTCATCCTTGGATGCAGGGACAGGTCGTAGTAGGATAA